In Aciduliprofundum sp. MAR08-339, a single window of DNA contains:
- a CDS encoding DUF2721 domain-containing protein translates to MDTIQILQGALAPILLISAVGLLLLGLGNRIGRIIDRIRKFSEEVRRGEVGEERMRIIQVQKSTLVKRLKLCRNAMLYYYLAILFTSISSIMSFAQFFNHVFGYLAVWALAFALSALFIGIIYALYEVIFTYTAVLKEASFYLDENR, encoded by the coding sequence ATGGATACAATTCAGATACTTCAGGGTGCCCTTGCTCCCATACTTCTCATCTCCGCGGTTGGGCTTCTGCTTCTGGGACTTGGAAACAGAATTGGGAGAATAATTGACAGAATAAGAAAATTCTCTGAGGAGGTTCGCAGGGGAGAGGTTGGAGAAGAGCGCATGCGAATCATCCAGGTTCAAAAAAGCACCCTTGTGAAGCGTCTCAAACTATGTAGAAATGCCATGCTATATTACTATCTTGCCATACTGTTCACCTCCATATCTTCCATAATGTCCTTTGCCCAGTTTTTCAATCACGTATTTGGATACCTTGCAGTATGGGCCCTTGCCTTCGCCTTAAGCGCCCTGTTCATAGGCATAATTTACGCACTCTATGAGGTTATATTTACCTACACGGCGGTGTTGAAGGAGGCATCATTCTACTTGGATGAAAATCGTTAA